Proteins encoded together in one Plasmodium brasilianum strain Bolivian I chromosome 4, whole genome shotgun sequence window:
- a CDS encoding fam-m protein translates to MEIKINPILFIVITTFTFLIRIFSFNHDGLTFNKFVGENFMQCRILDKRNYRLLAKCKEDEDSNNIYLNEFFQNNDKKENRFITNNKKWNKEKNTKSNKSLLNKAQYYTEVIDYNNGIFDGKHFHFEKKLIRKKDYDAFLEKKRRIRDISLKKIKFKNYRFGSAIFLLFFFLGIGLPILQGLELLKKAGDEIKNLGNMSVVWSAIEQCLGKAKEYFFLIAFSTIILILVVILVIVIPKILRNNEKYNRIKAMYE, encoded by the exons atggaaataaaaattaatccaatcttatttattgtaataactacttttacttttttaataaggattttctcttttaacCATGATGGG ttaacTTTTAACAAATTTGTAGGTGAGAATTTTATGCAGTGTAGAATATTAGACAAAAGAAATTATCGATTACTAGCAAAATGTAAAGAGGATGAAGATtcaaataacatatatttgaacgaattttttcaaaataatgataaaaaagaaaatagatttataactaataataagaaatggaataaagaaaaaaacacgAAATCCAACAaaagtttattaaataaagctCAGTACTATACAGAAGTTATAGATTACAATAATGGAATAtttgatggaaaacattttcattttgaaaaaaaattaataagaaaaaaagattatgatGCTTTTctagaaaaaaagaggagaattagagatatatctttaaaaaaaatcaaatttaaaaattacagaTTTGGAAGTGccatatttttactttttttctttctggGAATAGGTTTACCCATATTACAAGGATTAGagctattaaaaaaagcagGAGATGAGATTAAAAATTTAGGGAATATGAGTGTTGTGTGGAGTGCTATAGAACAATGTTTAGGTAAGgcaaaagaatatttttttttaatagcaTTTAGCACAATTATCTTAATATTAGTTGTTATACTTGTAATAGTAATTCCTAagattttaagaaataatgaaaaatataacagaaTTAAGGCGATGTATGAGTAA